The sequence below is a genomic window from Thalassomonas haliotis.
TAGGGGAAGCGATATTTAACACAGTGATCGCCGTGGTGAAATCCTAGCTTGAAGACAGGGGCAGGTAGTGGAACCGCCCCTTTATTTTTAACAAAAGCTATTTAACATTCGACAATTGTCATTCAACAATACGCTTAAACGGCGGCAGGGAGTCGAGCAGCTGTTTGCCGTAACGCTTGCTGACTACGCGCCGGTCCATCAGGGTGATAATACCCTGGTCTTTTTCGTTACGTAATAACCGGCCGCTGGCCTGGATCAGTTTTTTTGAGGTTTCCGGTACCGAAATCGACATAAAGGGGTTGCCGCCTTTGGCGGTGATATATTCCGCCTGTGCTTCTTCTACCGGCGACGTGGGTACGGAAAACGGCAATTTGGTAATGATCAAATTGGTCAGGTATTTGCCGGGTAAATCCAGCCCTTCGGAAAAACTCTGGGTGCCGAAAATAATACTGGTTTGCTCTTTATCGCAACGCTTTTTATGTAAATCGATAATATGCTGGCGCGACTGCTCTCCCTGCACTTGTATGTCCAGCTTATGTTTGTCCCTCAGGGCGGCGGCCACTTTGTCCATCTGCCAGTAGGAAGAAAACAAGACCAGGGAAGCATTGCCTTGTTTTAACAGTTTCGGCAGTTTGCTTATTACTTCATCGGTAAACTGATCGGCACTGGGCTCATAACGCATTTTCGGGATCACCAGTTTGGCCTTGTTGATATAGTCAAAAGGTGAGCCTACCTGCTGGTATTGTGTGCCGTCGTTGGCTTTGAGTCCCGCCTGGAAACGGAAATGATCAAATGAATTCAGCGCCATGATAGTGGCCGAGCACAATACTGCCCCCTCGCATTGGCTCCACAGCTTATCTTCCAGTGTAAAGCCGACCTCAATCGGGGAGGCGGACAGCAGGTAGTCCTGGCGTTTGCCTTCTAATTTTTCAATCCAGCGGGCGAGCGGCGCGCCTTTTTCACTGTCGGTTTTATCGAACATCTGCCACAGGGCGGCGAAATTTTCCAGCCGCGAGATCATAAAGCCGGCTTCCGCCAATAAAGGCTCTGCCAGGTACATCTGGGTATCGCCGTCTTTGACCGACTCCATTAGCTGGGCGTAGAGTTTGTTGATATGGCCGAGGGCTTTTTTACTGAGCTCGCTGATATCTGCCGACCAGGTTTTTAATGTTTTCGGCAAGATGCCGTTTTCAAAGCGGTAGACCCCTTCGGCGTGAAAATAAACGCTTTGGTTACTCTCGATAAAGGTATGTACTTTTTGCAGCTCCACCAGCAAATCCTGGCAATCGTCCGCCAGGCTGATTGATGGGTTTATCGCCCGTTGCGACTTGATCAGCTTGGCA
It includes:
- the dinG gene encoding ATP-dependent DNA helicase DinG, with translation MLSDKLKQAIRQAYKAIGENLPNFNPRQQQTFLIAEIAKTLAGDYDKTRKIIAIEAGTGTGKSLAYSLGSIPIGLSRQKKVCISTATVALQEQLVDKDLPFLKQHSGLNFKFTLVKGRQRYVCRQKLSHAVTTDDPQAGFTFAEKPKASDIKTLNKMFKALNDGSWSGDIDSWPESIHHTIWQQIQSDKHSCLRHLSEHSHCPFHKARDTMDESDVLVINHSLLLADLDLGGGVILPSPEDTYYIIDEAHHLPKVTRDFASAGVTVKGAIDWLGKLRETGDKIAKLIKSQRAINPSISLADDCQDLLVELQKVHTFIESNQSVYFHAEGVYRFENGILPKTLKTWSADISELSKKALGHINKLYAQLMESVKDGDTQMYLAEPLLAEAGFMISRLENFAALWQMFDKTDSEKGAPLARWIEKLEGKRQDYLLSASPIEVGFTLEDKLWSQCEGAVLCSATIMALNSFDHFRFQAGLKANDGTQYQQVGSPFDYINKAKLVIPKMRYEPSADQFTDEVISKLPKLLKQGNASLVLFSSYWQMDKVAAALRDKHKLDIQVQGEQSRQHIIDLHKKRCDKEQTSIIFGTQSFSEGLDLPGKYLTNLIITKLPFSVPTSPVEEAQAEYITAKGGNPFMSISVPETSKKLIQASGRLLRNEKDQGIITLMDRRVVSKRYGKQLLDSLPPFKRIVE